From the genome of Yersinia enterocolitica, one region includes:
- a CDS encoding glycoside hydrolase family 31 protein, translating into MKTLKNWQLINQYPDHLELLVDDHHIFCLYILEQNLCRVLIKKNGELALNRTWSIAPQGDVPWSGRDRLSLDGFSIPGYQLEHHEQQLIVTTECLRVTIYQPLYLAWEYKNQHGEWQPLAADRPTSAYLLSPHGEAIAHYQRRYPNEQYYGLGEKAGDLNRAGRRFEMRNLDAMGYNAASTDPLYKHIPFTITRRDDVSFGLFYDNLSSCWLDLGNEIDNYHLAYRRYQAEAGDLDYYMFLGPKVLDVTKAFVRLTGKTKFGPKWSLGYSGSTMHYTDAPDAQVQLQKFITLCQQHDIPCDSFQLSSGYTSINNKRYVFNWNYDKVPQPKVMSQAFLQAGIKLAANIKPCLLQDHPQYQHVAERGLFIRDGESGLPERSSFWDDEGSHLDFTNPATVDWWQENVTKQLLEMGIGSTWNDNNEYEVWDGEARCNGFGESIAIKHIRPVMPLLMMRASMEAQQAFAPDIRPYLISRSGCAGMQRYAQTWSGDNRTSWQTLRYNIRMGLGMSLSGLYNLGHDVGGFSGDKPEAELFIRWVQNGVMHPRFTIHSWNDDHTVNEPWMYPAATPMIRDAMALRYRLLPYFYTLQWQATHDDEPMLRPTFLDHEHDSGTFTENDDFMLGRDLLVASVVEAGQRLREVYLPDNSQPDNNGGWYCFHTGQWYGGGQKIILDAPLERLPLLVRAGAALPLSRRIAFVNAKLDSQRELALYPTKGAGRSSGMLFEDDGESHRWQQGHALWLSWQVTTDNHRIDITFARTGSYQPAWRELSVSLPANEYRKLYINGVAGNVLQLSQLT; encoded by the coding sequence ATGAAAACATTAAAAAACTGGCAGTTAATAAATCAATATCCCGACCATTTGGAATTACTGGTCGATGATCATCATATATTTTGTCTGTATATATTAGAGCAAAACCTCTGCCGTGTGCTGATTAAAAAGAATGGTGAACTGGCCTTAAACCGCACCTGGAGCATTGCCCCACAAGGCGATGTGCCATGGTCTGGCCGTGACCGACTTAGCCTGGACGGTTTCTCCATCCCAGGTTATCAATTGGAACACCATGAACAACAGTTGATAGTCACCACTGAATGTTTGCGAGTGACCATTTATCAACCGCTATATCTGGCATGGGAATATAAAAATCAGCACGGCGAGTGGCAGCCACTGGCGGCGGATCGGCCCACCAGCGCTTATTTACTCAGCCCCCATGGAGAAGCTATTGCTCACTATCAGCGGCGATATCCCAATGAGCAATATTACGGATTAGGTGAAAAGGCCGGTGATCTTAACCGTGCGGGTCGCCGCTTTGAAATGCGCAATTTAGATGCTATGGGTTACAACGCCGCCAGTACTGACCCACTCTACAAGCATATCCCGTTTACCATCACTCGCCGTGATGATGTCAGCTTTGGTCTTTTTTATGACAATTTAAGCAGTTGCTGGTTAGATTTAGGGAATGAGATTGATAACTACCATCTGGCCTATCGCCGCTATCAGGCTGAAGCTGGCGATCTCGATTACTATATGTTCCTCGGCCCGAAAGTGTTGGATGTCACCAAGGCATTTGTCCGCCTGACCGGCAAAACCAAATTTGGCCCCAAATGGAGCCTTGGGTACAGCGGTTCAACCATGCACTACACCGATGCTCCCGATGCACAGGTGCAATTGCAAAAATTCATTACACTCTGTCAGCAGCATGATATTCCTTGCGACTCTTTCCAGCTCTCATCGGGCTATACCTCAATCAACAACAAGCGTTATGTTTTTAACTGGAATTACGACAAAGTGCCGCAGCCCAAGGTGATGAGTCAGGCTTTCCTGCAAGCGGGCATTAAGTTAGCCGCCAATATTAAACCGTGTCTATTACAAGATCACCCACAATATCAGCACGTTGCCGAACGCGGATTATTTATTCGTGATGGCGAAAGCGGGTTGCCAGAGCGCTCTTCATTCTGGGATGATGAAGGCTCCCACCTTGATTTTACCAATCCGGCAACCGTGGATTGGTGGCAGGAGAATGTGACCAAACAACTGCTGGAGATGGGGATCGGTTCTACCTGGAATGATAATAATGAATATGAAGTGTGGGATGGTGAAGCGCGCTGCAATGGATTCGGTGAATCTATCGCTATCAAACATATCAGACCGGTAATGCCTTTGCTGATGATGCGTGCCTCAATGGAGGCTCAACAAGCATTTGCACCAGATATACGCCCGTATTTAATATCACGCTCTGGTTGTGCCGGTATGCAACGCTACGCCCAGACCTGGAGTGGTGACAACCGTACCAGTTGGCAAACGCTGCGCTATAACATCCGCATGGGGCTGGGGATGAGCCTGTCAGGGTTATACAACCTCGGCCACGACGTCGGTGGTTTTTCGGGTGACAAACCCGAAGCCGAGCTATTTATTCGCTGGGTACAAAATGGCGTGATGCATCCACGATTTACTATTCACTCATGGAATGACGACCACACGGTAAACGAGCCCTGGATGTACCCTGCTGCCACGCCGATGATTCGTGATGCTATGGCGCTGCGTTATCGGTTACTGCCCTATTTTTACACCTTACAGTGGCAGGCCACCCATGATGATGAGCCTATGTTGCGCCCTACTTTCCTCGATCATGAGCACGATAGTGGCACGTTTACAGAAAATGACGACTTTATGCTGGGTCGCGACTTGTTAGTTGCCAGTGTGGTAGAAGCCGGACAACGCCTGCGGGAAGTGTACTTACCTGATAATAGCCAGCCTGATAATAATGGCGGCTGGTATTGTTTCCACACCGGCCAATGGTATGGCGGCGGGCAAAAGATCATCCTTGATGCGCCACTGGAGCGTTTGCCACTATTGGTACGAGCCGGCGCAGCGCTGCCGCTGTCACGCCGCATCGCCTTTGTTAATGCCAAGTTGGACTCACAACGCGAGTTGGCACTCTACCCCACCAAGGGCGCGGGGCGATCGAGTGGAATGCTGTTTGAAGATGATGGCGAAAGCCACCGCTGGCAGCAGGGCCATGCATTGTGGCTGAGTTGGCAGGTGACTACCGATAATCACCGTATTGATATCACCTTTGCGCGCACCGGCAGCTATCAACCGGCGTGGCGTGAATTATCCGTTAGCCTGCCCGCAAATGAATATCGCAAGTTGTATATCAATGGTGTCGCCGGTAACGTATTGCAATTAAGCCAGTTAACTTAA
- a CDS encoding cytochrome-c peroxidase, whose protein sequence is MNGKLKIQEIANQTGLSISTVSRVLAGKANTSAKAKQQVMAYAQSQGILQNLSSGRLMLNNIMVFAPHRAFDVRTDIFYYKVIQGIIEAVSQHEVMIRYCGLSETHCDIGLFLEKITHPQTEAAIIIGIDDPRIHTLAAGVHKPSVLINCRDKEMSLDSVSPDHQLIGEFSANYLIQQGHRRILTLQCLRRNTMELRLVGIKEAFADNNMRFDDGQHLITTHGFGAEEAEQALTAFIIGCEDKSQLPTAILAGGDYMAVGAVNALNKLNMNVPDNVSVMSMDGFNLAEIHDVPLTAVHVPRDELGAEAIQLLQRRLLRPDAPFSNTLLQGKLVARASVKQVNQKRVMSTANKPLDQLYDL, encoded by the coding sequence ATGAATGGAAAGCTAAAAATACAAGAAATTGCTAATCAGACTGGCCTTTCAATTAGCACGGTATCGAGAGTATTAGCCGGTAAAGCCAATACCAGTGCGAAAGCAAAACAGCAGGTAATGGCGTATGCGCAGTCGCAGGGGATATTGCAGAATTTGTCCAGCGGGCGGTTGATGCTAAATAATATTATGGTATTTGCTCCTCATCGCGCCTTTGATGTACGTACCGATATTTTTTACTACAAAGTTATTCAGGGGATTATTGAGGCGGTCAGCCAACATGAAGTCATGATTCGCTACTGTGGATTATCCGAAACTCACTGTGATATTGGGTTATTTTTGGAAAAAATAACCCATCCTCAAACCGAAGCAGCAATCATTATTGGTATCGACGATCCACGCATTCATACATTAGCAGCTGGGGTGCATAAGCCGTCGGTGTTAATTAATTGCCGTGACAAAGAAATGTCATTGGATAGTGTGTCGCCAGACCACCAACTGATTGGTGAGTTTTCTGCCAACTACTTGATACAGCAAGGGCATCGGCGCATTCTGACCCTGCAATGTTTACGCCGCAACACAATGGAACTGCGCTTGGTGGGAATAAAAGAGGCTTTCGCCGATAACAATATGCGCTTTGATGATGGGCAGCATCTGATTACCACTCATGGCTTTGGCGCGGAAGAGGCTGAGCAAGCGTTAACCGCTTTTATCATAGGTTGTGAAGATAAGAGCCAACTGCCGACAGCCATTTTAGCCGGGGGGGACTATATGGCGGTTGGTGCGGTTAATGCATTGAATAAACTGAACATGAACGTGCCTGATAACGTATCCGTTATGAGTATGGATGGTTTTAATCTGGCAGAGATTCATGATGTTCCACTGACGGCGGTGCATGTTCCCCGAGATGAGTTGGGGGCTGAAGCTATACAGTTATTGCAACGACGCTTATTACGCCCAGATGCGCCCTTCAGTAATACCTTATTGCAGGGCAAATTAGTGGCTCGTGCTTCGGTCAAGCAGGTCAATCAGAAAAGAGTGATGTCTACGGCAAATAAGCCATTGGATCAGTTATATGATTTGTAA
- a CDS encoding MFS transporter (involved in the transport of aldohexuronates), protein MSVEINQSAKVVERRKIKSLRWWMLALFLLGVTVNYITRNSLGILAPELKTSLNMTTEQYSWIVASFQLAYTVFQPLCGWLIDVIGLKMGFLICASVWAVVCMMHAGAGTWFQLAVLRFFMGSAEAAATPANAKAISDWFPKKERPIAAGWAGVGFSIGAMLAPPIIVLAHVAFGWQGAFLFSGALAMVWVVLWWRFYHSPDTHPNLSKEEFELIHQDNEPVLPRLPFLKSLAILSKNKKFYGIAIPAFLAEPAWAVFSFWVPLYLATERGMDLKQIAMFAWLPFLAADIGSVASGYLTKLYQKWFGCSRINSVVASSVTGAFMMVSLAFVAITKDPYLAIALISIGGFGHQVISCMLSALVVDSFDKNQVATVNGLRGSSAWIASFLFTLLIGAVSDTIGFNPLFIAMGFFDLIGAVFLVALFAERRNKTQPVA, encoded by the coding sequence ATGAGTGTTGAGATTAATCAATCCGCTAAAGTTGTCGAGCGGCGAAAAATAAAATCATTACGCTGGTGGATGCTGGCACTATTTCTACTCGGGGTCACCGTTAACTATATTACCCGTAACTCTCTAGGTATTCTGGCCCCTGAGTTAAAAACCAGCCTGAATATGACCACTGAACAATACTCGTGGATTGTGGCGTCTTTTCAGTTGGCTTACACCGTCTTCCAGCCACTCTGCGGTTGGCTGATTGATGTCATCGGCTTGAAAATGGGGTTCCTGATCTGCGCCAGTGTCTGGGCGGTGGTATGCATGATGCACGCAGGGGCTGGTACCTGGTTTCAATTGGCGGTGCTGCGCTTCTTTATGGGTAGTGCTGAAGCGGCGGCAACACCGGCAAACGCCAAAGCGATTTCTGACTGGTTCCCGAAAAAGGAACGCCCCATTGCTGCTGGCTGGGCGGGGGTGGGGTTCTCTATTGGTGCGATGTTAGCCCCACCAATTATCGTATTGGCTCATGTGGCTTTCGGCTGGCAAGGTGCATTCTTATTCTCCGGTGCTTTGGCTATGGTTTGGGTTGTGCTGTGGTGGCGTTTTTATCATTCACCTGACACCCATCCAAACCTGAGTAAGGAAGAGTTTGAACTGATTCACCAAGACAATGAACCGGTACTCCCTCGACTGCCTTTCCTTAAATCATTGGCTATTCTGAGTAAGAATAAGAAATTTTACGGTATCGCTATCCCGGCATTTTTAGCCGAGCCAGCATGGGCAGTATTTAGCTTCTGGGTTCCACTTTATTTGGCAACCGAGCGGGGCATGGACCTGAAACAGATTGCCATGTTCGCCTGGCTCCCCTTCCTGGCGGCAGATATCGGCAGTGTTGCCAGTGGCTATTTAACCAAACTCTACCAAAAATGGTTCGGTTGCAGTCGTATCAACTCAGTGGTTGCCAGCTCCGTAACCGGTGCCTTTATGATGGTTTCACTGGCCTTTGTTGCCATCACCAAAGACCCTTATCTGGCTATTGCTTTAATCTCTATTGGTGGCTTCGGTCATCAGGTTATCTCTTGCATGCTCAGTGCGTTAGTAGTTGATTCTTTTGATAAAAACCAAGTGGCCACCGTCAATGGTCTGCGCGGCTCTTCCGCCTGGATTGCCAGCTTCCTGTTTACTTTATTGATTGGGGCCGTATCCGACACCATTGGCTTTAACCCGCTGTTTATTGCTATGGGTTTCTTCGATTTGATTGGTGCTGTGTTCCTGGTTGCCCTGTTTGCTGAGCGCCGCAATAAAACACAACCGGTTGCCTGA
- a CDS encoding chaperone modulator CbpM has product MAEIEITYTVTELCQSTGIMQDELVEVVGLGVIVPLEPADSVWIFDADALSCLQRAQRLQNELDLDWSGVAMTLTLLERVEQLKKENDQLRRQLDRFLQIS; this is encoded by the coding sequence ATGGCTGAAATAGAAATCACCTATACCGTGACTGAATTATGTCAGTCAACAGGAATAATGCAGGATGAACTGGTCGAGGTGGTCGGGTTGGGTGTGATTGTGCCACTTGAGCCTGCTGACAGCGTCTGGATTTTTGACGCTGATGCACTGAGTTGCCTTCAACGCGCCCAGCGGCTACAAAATGAGTTGGATCTGGACTGGTCTGGTGTAGCAATGACCCTAACATTGCTGGAAAGGGTTGAGCAGCTAAAGAAAGAAAATGACCAACTGCGCAGGCAGCTCGATCGTTTCTTGCAGATATCTTAA
- a CDS encoding alcohol dehydrogenase: MKAAIVEALGEAPVVGQFVEPTPLHGETVINVAVAGIKQLDRGIVKGTHYSSPKTLPIVPGTDGIGHLPDGSRVYFASFRQPFGAMAERTVASWYVPVPPEVDNATAAALINPALAAWLPLSWRAKIQPGESVLILGATGTSGKLAIAAARHLGAGRVIAAGRRQDVLATLGADATVDLTLQGAELTQAFTQAAGPAGYNVIVDYIWGPATEALFAALTHHDLASHAGGSDQGIRLVNVGSMASPTLQLPAAVLRSANLHILGRGTGNFPAIPELKQIVSDIFVLAAQQKLAIETQLHSLDDVTAVWDINKNSDIRSVLSIG, encoded by the coding sequence ATGAAGGCTGCAATAGTAGAGGCATTGGGTGAAGCGCCGGTTGTGGGGCAGTTTGTGGAGCCAACACCGCTGCACGGTGAAACGGTGATAAATGTTGCGGTTGCTGGTATCAAACAACTTGATCGCGGTATCGTTAAAGGCACCCATTATTCCAGCCCGAAAACATTACCTATCGTTCCTGGTACTGATGGTATCGGGCATTTACCTGATGGTTCACGTGTTTATTTTGCTTCATTTCGCCAACCTTTTGGTGCCATGGCCGAACGCACAGTAGCATCCTGGTATGTTCCGGTTCCGCCAGAAGTTGACAATGCGACTGCGGCAGCCTTGATTAACCCGGCATTGGCTGCCTGGTTACCGCTTTCCTGGCGGGCCAAGATCCAACCGGGTGAATCCGTGCTTATCCTTGGTGCGACGGGCACCTCAGGCAAACTGGCCATCGCAGCAGCACGTCATTTAGGGGCGGGCAGAGTCATCGCCGCCGGGAGGCGTCAGGATGTATTGGCAACACTGGGGGCCGATGCCACAGTAGACCTGACATTGCAGGGTGCGGAATTGACGCAGGCATTTACTCAAGCGGCGGGTCCCGCTGGGTATAACGTGATTGTGGATTATATCTGGGGGCCTGCTACCGAGGCTCTCTTCGCCGCACTGACCCATCATGACCTTGCCTCTCATGCTGGTGGCTCTGATCAAGGCATACGTTTAGTCAATGTTGGTTCCATGGCATCTCCAACACTACAACTCCCCGCCGCGGTGTTACGCAGCGCAAATTTGCACATACTGGGTAGGGGTACAGGTAATTTCCCAGCGATCCCTGAATTAAAACAAATTGTTTCAGATATTTTCGTTCTGGCGGCACAACAAAAGCTCGCTATTGAGACCCAGCTTCATTCACTGGATGATGTCACGGCAGTCTGGGATATCAATAAAAACAGCGATATCCGCTCGGTGCTATCCATCGGATAA
- a CDS encoding transcriptional regulator produces MTTYQPLTAKNKLEPGNSIVEEKCPMVQFVELIAGKWAIPILYRLIVTAAPIRFGELQRAIAPITQKELTRQLRAFEQRGLVYRKIYAEVPPRVEYEITSLGKTLQPTLDSLAQWMRDHHQALKGKE; encoded by the coding sequence ATGACAACCTATCAGCCGCTGACAGCAAAAAATAAATTAGAGCCGGGCAATTCGATTGTGGAAGAAAAGTGTCCGATGGTGCAATTTGTCGAACTTATCGCGGGGAAGTGGGCTATCCCAATTCTTTATCGTTTGATCGTCACTGCGGCTCCTATCCGATTTGGTGAGTTGCAGCGGGCAATTGCGCCTATCACCCAAAAAGAGCTTACCCGGCAATTACGTGCTTTTGAACAACGCGGTTTGGTCTATCGCAAGATCTATGCCGAAGTTCCCCCACGTGTTGAATATGAAATTACGTCATTGGGCAAAACATTACAGCCAACATTGGATTCGTTGGCCCAATGGATGAGAGACCA
- a CDS encoding short-chain dehydrogenase has translation MNRLNDKYALITGGTSGIGLETARQFLAEGATVAITGRNSAALQAAYEELGDQVLLLNSDASNIADQYQLATKLTLVWPRLDIVYINAGDVTHRSIEEWDEESFERVLSTNLKGPFFLLQALLPLLANPASVILCGSASVHIGLPQSNVYAASKAGLLSLARTLSGEWADRGIRVNGLSPGPTQTPALQKLGLSGSEQEHLAEQIRQLVPIKRMGTSSEIAHAAVFLASDESSFIVGTELRVDGGVSSL, from the coding sequence ATGAATCGTTTAAATGATAAATATGCACTAATTACAGGAGGAACCAGTGGCATCGGGCTGGAAACTGCTCGTCAATTTCTGGCTGAAGGTGCAACCGTAGCAATCACGGGTAGAAATAGCGCAGCCTTGCAGGCCGCATATGAAGAGCTTGGCGACCAAGTTTTGCTGCTAAATAGTGATGCCAGTAATATTGCCGATCAATATCAGCTAGCGACAAAACTTACCCTGGTTTGGCCACGTCTCGATATCGTCTATATCAACGCAGGCGATGTTACTCATCGTTCGATAGAAGAGTGGGATGAAGAAAGTTTTGAGCGAGTATTATCAACTAATCTGAAAGGCCCTTTCTTCCTGTTACAAGCACTGTTGCCACTGCTGGCTAACCCTGCCTCGGTGATTCTTTGTGGCTCCGCCAGTGTTCATATCGGTTTACCGCAAAGCAACGTTTATGCCGCCAGCAAGGCGGGGTTACTCTCTCTTGCGCGAACCTTGTCAGGCGAGTGGGCAGACAGAGGAATCCGGGTCAATGGCTTGAGTCCTGGGCCGACACAGACGCCGGCACTGCAAAAACTGGGATTATCCGGCAGTGAACAAGAGCACCTTGCTGAACAAATCCGCCAACTGGTACCGATTAAGAGAATGGGAACATCTAGTGAGATTGCCCATGCTGCGGTCTTTCTCGCCTCAGATGAATCCAGTTTTATCGTCGGAACAGAATTACGGGTAGATGGAGGCGTCAGCAGCCTTTAA
- a CDS encoding curved DNA-binding protein: MEFKDYYAVMGVEPTASLKDIKTAYRKLARKYHPDVSSEPDAESKFKEVAEAYEVLKDTERRAEYDELRLHRNDPRFTQQQAAYNSGNQQWHSSAGAGSQDFSDFFESFFANRGASAHHTSQRSPRGVRGQDLEMELPIFLEETLAEQTRSISYKIPTVDASGYPGAETAKTLKVKIPAGVGDGERIRLKGQGAPGFAGGANGDLFLVIRIAPHPLFDVDGQNLQIVVPLAPWEAALGANVEMPTLTGKITLTVPAGSQSGQKLRIKGKGLVSKKGTGDLYAILKVVMPPKPDEKMRALWQQLSDQASFNPRTGWE; this comes from the coding sequence ATGGAATTTAAAGACTATTATGCCGTGATGGGAGTAGAACCAACCGCTTCCCTGAAAGATATTAAAACGGCCTATCGCAAGTTAGCGCGTAAATACCACCCGGATGTCAGCTCTGAACCCGATGCTGAAAGTAAGTTCAAAGAGGTCGCTGAGGCCTATGAGGTATTAAAAGATACTGAACGGCGCGCCGAATACGACGAGTTAAGGCTACACCGTAATGACCCGCGTTTTACACAGCAACAGGCTGCCTATAATTCAGGTAATCAACAATGGCACAGCAGTGCGGGTGCCGGTTCCCAAGATTTCTCAGACTTTTTTGAATCTTTCTTTGCCAACCGTGGTGCTTCCGCTCATCACACCTCTCAGCGATCACCTCGCGGTGTACGCGGCCAGGATCTTGAGATGGAGTTACCCATCTTTTTAGAAGAGACTTTAGCGGAACAGACGCGTTCTATTTCTTATAAAATACCGACAGTTGATGCTTCGGGGTATCCGGGAGCGGAGACCGCCAAAACGCTAAAAGTGAAAATTCCTGCGGGTGTGGGAGATGGCGAGCGTATTCGTCTTAAAGGGCAGGGTGCACCGGGTTTTGCCGGGGGAGCCAATGGCGATTTATTCCTGGTTATTCGTATTGCGCCGCATCCATTGTTTGATGTTGATGGTCAGAATTTGCAAATAGTGGTGCCGTTAGCCCCATGGGAAGCAGCATTAGGTGCCAATGTCGAGATGCCAACACTGACGGGCAAAATAACGTTAACGGTCCCGGCAGGTAGCCAAAGTGGTCAGAAATTGCGTATCAAAGGCAAGGGGCTAGTCAGCAAAAAAGGCACCGGCGATCTGTACGCGATCCTCAAGGTAGTGATGCCGCCAAAACCGGACGAGAAAATGCGAGCGCTCTGGCAACAACTGTCAGATCAGGCATCGTTTAATCCTCGCACCGGGTGGGAGTAA